In Diabrotica undecimpunctata isolate CICGRU chromosome 4, icDiaUnde3, whole genome shotgun sequence, a single genomic region encodes these proteins:
- the RpL18 gene encoding large ribosomal subunit protein eL18: MGIDINHKYDRKVRRTEPRSQDVYLRLLVKLYRYLARRTGAKFNKIILKRLFMSKINRPPLSLSKLVRLMKKPGRDGLTAVVVGTITDDARIFEIPKLSVCALRVTQTARARILKAGGEVITFDQLALRAPTGNKTVLLQGRRNAREAVKHFGPAPGVPHSHAKPLVHSKGRKFERARGRRRSCGYKK, encoded by the exons ggtATCGACATCAACCATAAATACGACCGTAAGGTTAGGAGAACAGAACCTAGAAGTCAAGATGTATATTTACGTCTTTTAGTAAAA CTGTACCGTTATTTAGCCCGTCGTACGGGAGCTAAATTCAATAAAATCATCCTGAAAAGATTGTTTATGAGTAAAATCAACAGACCACCATTATCTTTATCTAAGTTAGTGCGTTTGATGAAAAAACCTGGCCGTGATGGACTTACTGCCGTCGTAGTAGGAACAATAACTGATGATGCTAGAATTTTTGAAATTCCCAAATTGTCTGTATGTGCCCTTCGTGTGACACAAACTGCTAGGGCTAGAATCTTGAAAGCTG gagGTGAAGTCATCACCTTTGACCAATTGGCACTCAGGGCCCCAACTGGTAATAAAACTGTATTGCTACAAGGCAGACGGAATGCTCGTGAAGCTGTGAAACACTTTGGTCCTGCTCCTGGTGTACCACACAGCCATGCTAAACCATTGGTACATTCCAAGGGACGTAAGTTTGAAAGGGCTCGTGGTCGCAGGCGCTCATGTGGTTACAAGAAATAG